One Scomber scombrus chromosome 23, fScoSco1.1, whole genome shotgun sequence genomic window, GGTTGGTAACAGGTTAGTTGTTCTCCAAAAGGAAGTCTGTAATTTCTGTTCTAAGTTCGTGAAAGTGTGAGTAACTTTCCCCTTGAAAAAATCCATGATACAACACCTCCACATGCTCACTTGCCCAGGTCTTTGCACTGCTTTTGAAACCACCAGATGTTCTTGACGCTCCATTTCATGTGGTTCAACCATTTTGACAACATCCTTCAAATATTCATGAAGTGCTGGCACCATATTTTAGGCTTATAAGGCCCCTTGGTGCAAAAAACCATAGTTCCAAATCACATTCTGTGCCTTAGCAATTATTCTCCTCACCAACCCCAAAAGTTTTCTGGTCATGAAGGTAGCACTATCAGTTTTGATTCTGACGTACATATCCCACCTTAGAATTACTCAACCCAAGTTCAAATCCACAGTACTAAAATGTCCTCTACAGTTGCAGTTGCTCCTGTGAGTCTGCTTCCCACACATGCCTCACATAAACAAGTAAAATCACATTTCCCGATGTCTGTAGATTCATCCATCTGTAATGTAAAATGAGCACTTGACTTTATACAAGCTGTGGTCTGTTGTTTGATGTCATTGAAGATTTCTTCAATCCACCTAATTATGGTATAATTCACCAGTGGTATGGTCTTCAGTGTATTGGCTGCAGATTGATCCAGAAGCTCTCTGCCATGTCAACGATTGCAGGTAAGTTAAGGTCTTCTGCAAAGGTGTGGGACTCTGCTACCAATGACTTTGCTACCAGAATGatacagagaagcagagaataAGTTCCATCATGGCTGTAAAAATCTATGGGAGTAACTGAGGAATTGTATGCTGACTGAAATTCTTCGTTGTATCTTTTACAGATAGAGGTGAGCGATTGGAGCTTTCGAGCATGAACTATTCATTACCCCGCCTCTTTCCAATGAAACCCTCTTACACTGATAGAAAGTGTCTGAGACACGGTGTTACGCACAATGAAGAGATTGACCTTATTAACAGCATTCCTTCTCTGCAGCCTCAGTAAGTACCAGTATTACATTATTCTGAACTGCACATACAACACAAACCTCTCTTTCATCCAGTAAACCACCAGGATTAAAACTTGCAAATAAGTTagattttaattcatttagatGATGTTGCTTATCAGCTGAGAAGTAAATCTGTtgttgtatctgtgtgtttcaggctggaTCTCTGTCTCAGTTTCTGAACCTCAGAATGTGGAGGTCCAGTCTGGTGAAGAAGTCACACTGCAGTGCTCCAACAACTCACCAAAATTATCACCTCAGGCGGAGTGGTTCAGAGTGGTTGAAAGAAACAAAGCCAGCTGTATCGCCTCTATGTATGGGTCTGACAGCAAAGCTTCACTCTGTGATGGATTTCAGAatgcaaaatttgaaatgagATCAAACAACTCTACAGTTTTTCTTAAAATCACACACGTGGATTTATCTGACTCTGGACTGTATTTCTGTGGATTCTACATCaacgcacacacagtcattgCTGATGTGACAGAGTTACATGTTCAAGGTAAGATTGTGGTCATGTTTTATCTCTTTCAGTTGACAGTTGAAACAATTATCACAGTGTGGTGTGAAAATACCTTAAAGACAAACAGGAAACCAAAACGTGTATAATATGTTCATCTTTATTTAAGGTGATGGTGAATCTGAAGATGAAGCACATTTAAAGACTAAAAGTAAAATTCTCCTTTCTTCTATCAagttttttcattgtgtttattagCACAGAGTCagtaaatattaacaatatCTAAAGCCAtcagactaaagaaaccaaGTGTAATTCtataatttttttcttgtaGAAGAGACAAACCTGGTTAGTGTGATCCTGGGTGCTGTGACTCTCTTGCTCACTATTATCATCATTGTTCTGGCTGTTAAAATCAGGAAACTTCAGACAGGTACAGctagtttaaaatgtgtgtcttgTAAATTATGTCGACATGAACAAATCCAAAGCAAAGCGTGATCATTATGTAATCAGACTCTTCACTTTTATCATTTAGCTGCCAATGAAGAACCACGGCCAGAAAGAAACAAGGTGAGCCAACACTTAACATTCATTATGTGAACTGTACACATTGGTATGTTAGTTTCTATGAAAATTTTAGATTTTTGTCAACATTTGGCGTACTCAACTTGTCAGCCAAATGTTAGTGGTAACTACACTTTTTCCTTATTCCCCACAGTGATATTGCTTGTTTTCTCCTCTGAAACAACATTGAAATGCTTCATCAGCTCAACTAGAAGCTATTTATCCAGAAAAGACTAAATTGGACATTTCTGATGTGCCTTTATAACCATATTTACTTGTCggaagtaaaagtaagaaattGTTACAAAATAGtaatttaacagtaagaatctGAATTACAGAACCTGCGCTCAGATGACCTGAACTACGCAGCTCTGAATTTCCAGGCAAAACCGAAAAGAAACCGCCAGACAGCATCCGAAAGAGAAAAGGAGCTAAGTGTTGTGTATGCTGCCACCAGATAGACTCAGGATACACCTGGGACTGCAGCTCACAGTGGAAATTATGCATTATTTTGTCTATATCTGCTGTGCTTTTGAGTGTGGGCGGGcggggtgggggagggggcagtcactgacataaaataaaaccttGATGATGTGTCTGTACTCAAGCTGTGGTTGTATTGCTCATATTTTTTCCGGTCTGTCTCTGTTGGTCAAAGTCTGTCTCATTTGTTCTGCCTTTTGGCTCAGAAGAACCATGATGTGTGATAGAGGAGGAGTCAGAAAGGACATTCAATACTGTCAAACTTGAACAAGGAAGTCAAATCAAGTGGTTTGTCAGGGGGAGGAGTGAGGGAGGTCCACACCACTTGTTTGACAGGAAGAGACAGCGCAGTGTGGTCTGAGCTTCAAAGATGTGAAGATCATGAGGCCTCTAAAGTCAACACTTGTTGTAAAGTATAAAAGGAAGCATCTAAAACTGACCTGTTTGTTTGGGATAAATTAAACTAGCTGCTGCATTTAGACTTTTTTTGGTGGGGGGGTAAAGATAATAGAGTAAAGCATCACTttgtggtggaaaaaaaactgctgtctATACGAGTCAAAAACAAAGTCTCCACCACAGGAACATTTCAGTTATGACCACAAACACATCAATTGCTATTCtcacaaaacaagaaaactgcCCCTCTCTCTATACATATCATGATTTGAACATTCCAATTCAACTACTTTACTCTTGCAAGAATCGAAATTgaactgaaatatgaaataaagagGCAGACTAATCTTTAATTACAGGTATACATGCTTTTTAAACAAGTAAAACTGTTGATGCTTCTCAAATTTCAGGAATCCAAATTTAAGTGTGGCTTTGATATCCCTCTTAGGGAATACATTCTGAACATTACTGTACTATGAAAAAATGATTATTCTTTATAGCACTTTACTTTGTAGCACTTTACTTAACAATGCATCACAATGCTGATGTAACAGACCTACGTTTGGGGGAATAAACAGGATAACTGGGTATGTAAATTGCTCCCGACAAGAGTCTCAAAGTTTTTTCAGAGTATTATTGCATGCAGTATCCATTTGCACCTTATCACATGCATTGGGAAACACGTTAAGCctttttaggtgtttttttctgtgtgcgtgtgtgtatgagtgtgcgtgtgtgtgcgtgtgtgtgcgtgtgtgtgcgtgtgtgtgtgtgtgacatttgaATAGTGGGCAATGAAGAAGCACACAGGAACctaggggagagagagattggtATGAGATGGAATCGAACAAGTGGTATTTATCGCGGTTATGTAGTATGCACAGTAACCATTCCGTATACAGGTCCTCCCTtgcatgaacacattttgattcatttccTGTTCAAACAGTGAGATAACAGTGAGATAAGCTACTTGCGCGAGTCACATATTGTCACTAAACAAGTTATCAAAAGACCAGTTGTTGTTCTATGTTCTATGTTTGTAAAACTGAGAGTACATTTCCCCTCAAACACCAGTAAACCTTCAAATGATACAACACCTACAAAGAGCTCACTGCCCAGGTCTTTGCACTGCTTTTGAAAGCACTGGGTGTTCTTGACGGTCTGTTTAATGTGGTTCACCACTTTAACGACATCTCTCAATGTTTTATGAAGTGCTGGCACTGCATCATTGGTTGTTATGGCCCCTCGCTGCAAAAATCATTGCTTCCATGTTTGGGATGATGATCATACTGGGAAGATGAAAACAATTCATAATCCCAGCCTGTTgtatatgaataataatgcaCCATAGGGTTTACTGATATGCAAAGATAATGGACGTTGATGAGATGTAGATgccaaaaatgaaaactgttgtcttttttattgaaGAATATTAAGAATACTGATTTTAACTATTTGTTTCACAGTAACCATATCAAAACCACTAATGCTTTATGCTCGTCTAATGAAGGCTCAGCTACATTTATATCTGTTGACTACAGACACAGAAACCTTGTACCTCCTTTGAAAAAGTATTTCTGTCGATGTCAGCAGGGCAGATTCTAGCAACTAGACAACTCATTAATTTGATGGATTTTTAAAGATCAAGTGGGAGCTGATCAATGTAACTGATCATAGGACACATGATATCAGTTCCACTCAACATGAGAATCAACCCAAACATCCATAAAATTCAGCGTCAGGCATTAAAATATGACACCACAATCTTGTCATGTTTAATACGTAATGCCAGCCTGTAATATACTGTTTCTGTAGAAAACTGCAGGAGTCACAGATGACTTCTTTATGCATCTGCAATTCTATGAGGCAATGTTTGTGTCAAATTGCATCTGACGCTGTTATAATGTATCATAAGATTTTGAGTCTTCTAGCACCGCCCTGCCAGTGAGGTCAAATTTCAAAGATCAAAGTAAGGTAATATTTACGCAAAGGTGTTGCATTGTATTGCAGGTCCCTGAGAAGCAGAATAAAAGAACCAAAAAACACCACGCCTCTCTTAAccgctttaaaagagctcagtGATACGAACTACAGTATACTGGCAGTGACACAATGATAACTGCAATGAAGAGCTTCACCTTAATAACTGTTATATTTCTCTGCAGCCTCAGTAAGTACTGTCACTTGATTATTTTAAGCGCCAAACATTGCAACTGTCTCTTCAATCCAGTGAATGACCAGGGTTTTTCCATATTTGTTAGTGTTGAATTAATTTAGATGTGCGGTAGTTGTTTTATCAGCTGAGGAGTAAATGTCTTGTTGTCTCTGTTTGTTTCAGGCTGGGTCTCTGTCTCAGTTTCTGAGTCTCAGACTGTGGAGGTCCAGCCTGGTAAAGAAGTCACACTGCAGTGCTCCAACATCTCGGCAACCCCAACTCAGACTGACTGGTTCAGAGTGGTCAACAGAACCAAAGCCAGTTGTATCGCCTCTATGTACGGGTCTGAGGGCAAAGGTTCACTATGTGATGGATTTCAGAatgcaaaatttgaaatgagTTCAAACATCTCTACTATCTTTCTTAAAATCACACAAGTGGATATATCTGACTCTGGACTGTATTTCTGTGGATTctacatcaacacacacacagtcattgcCGATGTGACAGAGTTACAAGTCCAAGGTAAGATTGTggttgtgttttatctctttcaGTTGATAGCTGTATCAGTTATCAGTATGGCATATGAGTTAAACTCCTCATCTTTCCTTAAGGTAATGGTGAATCTGATGATGAAGctcatttaaagacaaaaagtaAGATTCTCCTTTCTtaaaatcaagtttttttttcattatgcaCGTCACAAAAGAGCCAttgatttgaatatttatattatataaagcTAACAGACCAAAACACAACGTCTGATTGTATCATGATTTCTTGTAGAAGAGTCTCATGGAAGAATAAACCTGATGAGTGTGATCGGGGGCGCTGTGACTCTCTTCTTCGCTATTATCATCATTGTTCTGGTTGTTAAAATCAGGAAACTTCTGACAGGTACAGTTTGCTGAAATCTGTTACACAAACAACAGATACAAGGGTTGTGTTAATGATTATTAACTAACTTTTGACTACTGTCATTTAGCTGCTGAAGAAGAATGGAAGCCAGAAAGGAACAAGGTAAACCCTATTTTATCATTTACTCATAGTGGTTAAAGGTTAGTAGATTCATTTAAgctttcatttcattgtattattattaaccttggTCCCACTTTGAAGCTTTGGACAAATTTGTGTCAGGCAGGCAGTCCTCATATTACATGTAAACCTTAAATAACTCCACTGATTGCATCATCCTTCCTAACAGTCTCTATGTGACAATGCAAACAAATACTacaaaaatactacaaacaGTTACATAATGAATGTTCACAGATGTAGTGGTGATGGTTCTATATTTGGACTTCAGTCATTCTGGCTGATATTTCATGATGGTTTGAACAAATATTGAACTTTGGTTTAAAtgatttatctgtttttgtttgtttgtttgtttgtattcttTTATAACCCTTACTAATCAATGATGAATCCTTACTTAAGTTGAAGCAAACCAGTGTATGTGTATAGTATGTGGCTGAAAGACTAAATTTAGCCATCAGCCAATACCTGGAAAACAATTTTGCTGCCAATGTTGCCCACAAGAACCATGGAACAATAAAGATGTTGTGTTGCTTTCTGAACATCTTAGTTATATTGAGATACAGCGTGTGACTCAAATGCTCTGATTTACAGAATTTGGGCTTTGATGACCTGAACCCTTCAGTGCGGATGTTCCTTCCAAAAACAATAAGAAGCAGGAGGCCTCCaacagggagagaagaagatACTCATGTTCTTTATGCTGCCACTAGATAGACTCAGGAAACAACTGGTACTGCAGCTTTGATGCTTTGCGTTTGCTTTTCAAGTGTTAATATGGACAAGTGGACAAGTAATGCTTGCTTTATGCTTGCTACATTTTCTATTACTTCAGCACTGATTAAATATCACTCACTGGATCCCTCACTTCAAAAGCAAACCATACAATGTAATTGTACAACCtcaaacaggaaaaataaaggCTCATAATGTCATTGTCTTGTGCAATGGGAGAAAAACgctttaacaataaataaagtgaacAGGAAACAGTGAAAAAGGAGTATaagaaatacaattatttttttatctttaatcaTCATACAGGCTGTGTATCTTGAATTGGTGGCTCTCCATTCAAGTGCAGTCATTCAAGTGCAGACCCTCATTCTACACAATGTTATATTGTAgattagttttcttttctttttttaaataaagtgtctatattaatgaatatatgtctgtgttcatttattgctcgtctttctctttgtctctttaagCCAAAGTCTCTGTCTTTCCTATGACTATGATCTTCAGTTAATGGTAAAAAGAGCATATGTGATGTTTGATAGAAGAAGAGCCAGAAAGCAAAGTGACTGTCAAACTTATTTATAGAGAGAGTAAGATGGAGACGGTGAGTGAGGGAGGTACATGTCACGTGTTTGACAGGAAGAGACAGCACAGTGTGGTTTGAGCTTAATGAAGTGAAAATCAAGAGGTCTCGAGAGTCAAAGTGATGAAGAAATCATTGAAACCTGCCTATTTGCTCCTCATATATAGACAACATTAAATCAGCTTCTGTATTTCtatattcatactttttttgcagataaacacataacaataaaataaaccagCAATACTGTAGTGACAAACAGCATTGTCTCTGTAGGCCAAAAGTCTCTACCAGGGGAAAACTTCAGTCTCGACCACAAACTTCAAAaggcttcctgttttcaaagaCCAACAGTAATGCTACCTCAAATTTGGCCATGAATCTCTTTTCAAACTGTTATCACACCACTGCTCATATTTTACACAAACTGCTTTACCTTGATAAACTACAACAACATCTGCCCTCAAACTTGAAGAGGCTTGATAAAACTGCTTCACTGTTGCCAGCACACATTCATAGCTCTGCATTTTGAGCATCCTCAGCTTTAGTCTTTAGTTACACTCTCAGGTATCAGTTAGAGAATAACAGCTGGTAAAAGTAACCTGTATTCTGTATCCACAAAGATCAAATATCTTGTTGTCTTCCAGTAGTCTTCTTTTAATGCACTAAcattattaacaaaaacacaagtggTAGAAACAGGAGAATGTTAACATTAGTCGGAAAAACCCTCGATTACTCATCATCTCATAATGGGAGCAGAAAGTATCGCCCACTGTATTCCCTCTAATAATGGCTGAATGTGGCATGAATATGGgaaatatattgttatatttacaATTACAGGTAAGATGAATGTTGACAAGTGTTGTTTTTACCTCTTTTGGGGTGGTTGTAGTCTTAAATAGGGGATCAGACCCCCCAATTCCTCCGTGATTTGAACTCCTGAACGGCCTTTGATCTCAATGTCAGTGCAGATGACATTCTGTCTAGTCTACTACATGTCCTCAcacatgtattattttattttaagatgcACATTTTATCAAaagctgttatttattttatgtttaaatgcgGCCCTTACacatgagaaaagaaaatgtactaaCATTTACTTTCCATTTACATTCCAATTATTATTTATAGCATCTGTGAATAATGcaatgttatttgttttttatcctCATTCCCACTTTACATGAAGAGTATTAATTTGTCTATGTTTTGAAGCAGCAATACTGCAGGCCAAGCAATGGGCCTGTTCTGAACAGACTAATTTTAAATGGGCACTACATTTATTAACTAGAAATTACAGAACAATGTGGTCTGAGCATGAATCAGGTGAAAATCATGGgccatgaaaataaatcaaacctCTACACATCCAAACTCAAATGCAAAAACTACCTCAACAAGACTGTATTATCGCTAATTTTGAAAATGATTCATGGTGGATGTGTGCACAAAATACAACAAGGTAGCAGTTTTCACTGGCTGTGTCTGCATGCACGTGCAGGCATGAAACAAGGCTTGTGTCCCCGCCCCCTGTCATGATCTGTTGTGGTTTCAGCCAAAACAAAACCACAGGAAGACTGGCCTTCAGCTCTCTGCTACAAAACCGTGTGCAACAAAAGCTGTGCAACTTGAACACATCTTGTAATGCGACAATACTCTTGTGCTGTATCTGCAAAGATGTGATTAGTTCAAATCATATCAGCCATAAATCCAGCTCTTTTCAAACTGTCACATTCTTTACAAAACCACACTAACCGATTTCCTCAAACCACTTTCACTCTTTTGCCGTcatactttaaaaataaaatgcactgtgCAGCTTCATACTTGCAAAGACATTTGACAAGATTCCACAGTACAGCTCAAAATATACAAATGACAAGACATGACAGATTAGATTTCAGCAAATAAGTGTTTAGAGCTGTTTATTGCCTTTTGTGTTGAGTTCAAAGACaatgaacacaaaaacagcaaagcaGAACCAACTTTATGATTCTTTGATGAAAATCCCCCCACATTTGTGCTGCCACAAAAGTAGAGCACTATGTGTGAGAAGTTATTACAGTATGTGGTCTGTGACCGACAAGATAAACATAGAAAAACCCACCTTCCtctttaatcattcctcctcctggAACTCAGTAATTTAAAGCTACAATGTTGTTGAGGCGATCAAATGGGCAATGATGAGCTTTGCAATGATTACAGCTTTACTCCTCTACAGCCTCAGTAAGTACTAGCAGTGAATTACTCTCtaagtcatttcatttaataacCACAAGGAACAATGTAATGATTTAATGCGATTGACTGCTTTTTGTTTCAGGCTGGATCTCTGTCTCAGCCTCTGAGTTTCACACTGTGGAGGTCCGGCTTGGTGAAGAAGTCACACTGCTGTGCTCCAacttttcctcttctccctctcagATAGTCTGGTTTAAACTGCTCAACAGAACCAAGCCTCATTGTATTTCCTTTCTGTACAACTATATTGAGCCTGCTTCTTTCTGTCATGGGATTCAACATGGAAAATTTGAATTGACATCCGACATCCAgactttgtttctcaaaatCAAGCATGTGGATTTATCTGATGATGGGTTGTATGTTTGCGGATATTGGTTAAGCACAAACCCAGTAATAGTCAGTACAACATATTTAGAGGTTCAAGGTAAGAATGTTAAAGTGTCATTTAAACTGCTCACACAAAGGAAACAGATTGGGATTATGTTGAAATACTGTcagaataatataaataacatctaaaggatttttgaaaaaagtcaaaaattatAAACCAACATTGTTCCGTTGACTTAAAAGATCTTCAGCTAAAAATAATCATCTTAAAATTAAGCAACAATGTAGTGATTTTACCCTTGTACAACAGATAAGTAGAGACTAATCTATTGATCTTTTTATTGAAGGTGAGCCTGGTGAAACTACAAACCTGATTAGTGTGATCCTGACCAGCCTGACTCTTGTTCTCACTAAGGTCATCATTGGTCTTATTATCAAAATGACTCAGACCTTCAGACAGGTACTGTTTGAAGGGTGTCCTTTATTTAGTTTCTATTTGctttttgtacatttccatTATAGTTGTTAATATCACCAAAAAGTGTTTATAGAAATTGAAATTAAGAGCTTTTTTTGACTCTCTGTCACTCGCAGTAACTTTTAAGGTTTAAGTCCACAGTggtgatagaaaaaaaacagctttatgaTGAGATGTACAACAttgttaaatcattttaacttGTGATTGATCATTGGATTGTTGCTGCAAGCTCATCTATTTGAAAACgttctgtgttttttagaaTCTGCACTCGGATGAGAACTAAGCAGGAACTCAACCTCAATTCAACTGGAAAAGGAAGAGACTTGAAATGCAGTTCTGATCCAGGACCAACATGCCACATATCACATCCCTGCGTGGCCATATCATAAGACCCAGACATTTCAGGCATCATGGAAGTTTctacaggagaaaaaaaaaaaaaaagacctcacTGGATGGTGATTTAGCAAATTTTCACGTGGGAAAAAATAACAAGTAGGTATGAATTATAGAAATAATGCAATTTACCACAACAAATAATGGTAAGTATGTGTAAATTAACCATTCATAATTAcaatatatgattaataaaacTGCTATAAAAGTTATGACCACTAGGGTTGCACAGTGCTGTCATGTTATATCATGTTTTACTAACTTAAACCCCCCTCATGTTGGTTTTCCTGCCTGTGGGGTCGCTAAGAATTTTCAACATGACCTTCATCCTTTCTGTAACAAATTGTATTAACCCCTGAGTTGCTGAATTCTCAGGATTCTGTTATATGAGCATACGTCATGACTACTTCGAATGTAACTCATCGTGGAAGCTGCTTTCTTGAGTATAACCATCTCCCTAGTCACTAGAAGAAATGTAGTTATGTCATTTTGTTCCAGTGCTCATGCAAAATGTACATCCTGTTAATGATGGGATTTGCTGCCTCTTTATTTTTCCCTTCACTTCTCAAAAATCATATTATTATCTTGTCCTTTAGACACTGAATACGATACAGAGTAATAGAAGAACTAAGATCTGCTAGAGTGCCGCGATGAGCACATCATCACACTGTGATGCACGCAATCTGTAGAAactctaaaaagaaaaagtgaacaCCGGCCTCATTGCTTTGGTCTAATGATACAATACAGCTGAGTATTTGTACGGATGTGTAGAAGTGTATAAATATGTATCATAAAAGTTGCTGAGCATTTTAAAGATGACAATCTAAAAGCTTCACAGTTTTATACTAGAGTAGACAGATTCAACAGATTCCACTCAAGCATATTATAACAAATTTAAAGTTAAGTTAATGTTACTATGATCAACAAAATATtccgttgtgctttgtacaatgacaataaagacttttttttattattctattaacatatttctttgattttctgagattttttttcacaatCTTGTATTTCCTCTATTAACTTTTAATATGGAAAGGCAAGAACTTGCAAACGCATCAAAGCTAGCGAGAAATCCAggtattttaacccaaaccaggATCTTTCCCAAACCTTATACAAGTGGATTTTGTgcttaaacctaaccagaccttaaccacataGGTCACATCATAATAATTCTTCCACTGATTTAATGAGGCGTTAAATAACATGTTAAAAGCGTGACAACAAGTGTGATGAACATTGAAATGTTGAGGTTGAAAAGTACAGATTCAACATattcatggtttgggttaacgTACAATGACAATATTTTCATTCCTGTGATTGGGTTGATATGACAGACCAAAAGTACGTAATCAAGTGATCCTTAtcaaatatgttcatttttaaaatgaaaataattaataattatgttTCACTACTTTAGATGAGCCCTTTAcctctacatagggagcagatTTTCTTCTACAGAGCCCAccgtgtttctacagtagcccagaacagacaaaccaaacctGGCTCtatagagttttttttttatgaatgtttttgggcattttgcatttattttcatgatttcatGAGTTTCACAGCCTCTGTAGGTTCTCCTGCACATTTGAAAGGGAGGAGTTGAGGGGaagggtattcagttggttgcaatcttcaacctcaccactagatgtcattAATTCCtccacactgcacctttaaatgaaGTACTAAAGTTAAATATAGCACTGTTATAATGAAATGGATCAAAGAGGAACCACTGGTGCTTTTATTCTAAAGAACCTGACTCGTCTCAGGCAGGCAGTGTTGATATAGTTGCTGTGAACTTGAATTTTCTGGTTGATAGACAGTTAGCTGTTAAACATGAGGATATATTCACTGTGAGCAACCTGGTAGGAAACAGACCCTAAGCCATCAGTCAGAGTTCAGGAATCCATTGCCGTGAATACTTTATGCAAGAATATGTTGGGAACAGATCATTGAACTGAatatcctacactgtaaaaaaaaaaatcccatcatTTTACGGGATAAAAACGGCAGCTGTGGTTGCATTTCAACATTGGATTTCTGCTGAATTAGCATGACCATTATGTTATTAAACCAATTTACATCAAACATCCATACTGCTTATCCTCTCAAGAGGGTCACAGAGGGGCTGGAgtcaatcccagctgtcattggcccataacaccctggacaggtcaccagtccatcacagagagcagagacatacattcacactcacagacaATTTACAATGACCAATTAACCTATGTTGTAATCTGTTGGAGGAAGCTGGAGGAC contains:
- the LOC134005743 gene encoding uncharacterized protein LOC134005743, producing the protein MKSFTLITVIFLCSLSWVSVSVSESQTVEVQPGKEVTLQCSNISATPTQTDWFRVVNRTKASCIASMYGSEGKGSLCDGFQNAKFEMSSNISTIFLKITQVDISDSGLYFCGFYINTHTVIADVTELQVQGNGESDDEAHLKTKIEESHGRINLMSVIGGAVTLFFAIIIIVLVVKIRKLLTAAEEEWKPERNKNLGFDDLNPSVRMFLPKTIRSRRPPTGREEDTHVLYAATR